The Borreliella mayonii genome has a segment encoding these proteins:
- the tilS gene encoding tRNA lysidine(34) synthetase TilS, translating to MHFLDDNIQIKIDKFYKKNSLNKNRVIVAFSGGADSTTLLLNLKYYLSNNVIAFYFAHFIRSDNEQNQEIEHVKGFCDLYNISLQIKKCDIDIKSESARLGISIEELARKCRYNALENALKENDANYIALAHNENDQIETIIMRFFQGSFLDGLIGIPGVNRNIIRPLLEVSRLEIENFLSLNNIRFFVDSTNAQNLYLRNRVRNNLLPAIKKVFKGYEKCLKRISEFSKEFVDYFEKDEFFPVEKGKYYYSFDLKTFLDFPKYLVFRLIFKILNSEGIVTKVSYKALNELFKVEVNRKKNNVLLKTNDFFLEKRHNKINLIFKRDEKFYKPFDFILEVGKWYSLSLGKILLKYLECNAASISRLKCCSYEFRYKFFKDRLKAKKFFSKFIRCNPIYLMLLALDNRLIGIIDLNTLNLVWSEKSILKKISISLIGGLLEE from the coding sequence ATGCATTTTTTAGACGATAATATACAAATTAAAATAGATAAATTTTATAAAAAAAATTCTTTAAATAAAAATCGGGTTATTGTTGCTTTTTCTGGTGGGGCTGATTCTACAACTTTATTATTGAATTTAAAATATTATTTGAGCAATAATGTTATTGCATTTTATTTTGCTCATTTTATTAGATCTGATAATGAGCAGAATCAAGAGATAGAGCATGTAAAGGGGTTTTGTGATCTTTACAATATTTCTTTACAAATTAAAAAATGTGATATAGATATAAAAAGTGAATCAGCTAGGTTAGGGATATCTATTGAAGAGCTTGCAAGGAAATGTAGATATAATGCTTTAGAAAATGCTCTTAAAGAAAATGATGCAAATTATATTGCACTTGCTCATAACGAGAACGATCAAATTGAAACAATAATTATGAGATTTTTTCAAGGATCTTTTTTGGATGGTCTTATAGGTATTCCTGGTGTCAATAGAAATATTATAAGGCCCTTACTTGAGGTTTCAAGACTGGAAATTGAGAATTTTTTATCTTTGAATAATATTAGGTTTTTTGTTGATAGCACAAATGCTCAAAATTTATATCTAAGAAATAGGGTTAGAAATAATTTACTACCCGCTATAAAAAAGGTTTTTAAAGGATATGAAAAATGTCTTAAAAGAATATCTGAATTTTCAAAGGAGTTTGTAGATTATTTTGAAAAAGATGAATTTTTTCCTGTTGAGAAAGGTAAATATTATTATTCTTTTGATTTGAAAACTTTTTTAGATTTTCCTAAGTATTTGGTGTTTAGATTGATTTTTAAAATTTTAAATTCAGAAGGAATTGTGACCAAAGTTTCTTATAAGGCCCTTAATGAATTGTTTAAAGTAGAGGTTAATAGGAAGAAAAATAATGTTTTGTTAAAAACCAATGATTTTTTTTTAGAAAAAAGGCATAATAAAATTAATTTAATTTTTAAAAGGGATGAAAAATTTTACAAACCTTTTGATTTTATTTTGGAAGTTGGCAAATGGTATAGTTTATCTTTAGGTAAGATTTTGCTAAAATATTTAGAGTGTAATGCAGCTTCTATATCAAGGTTAAAATGTTGTTCTTATGAGTTTAGGTATAAATTTTTTAAGGATAGGTTAAAAGCAAAAAAATTTTTTTCTAAGTTTATAAGGTGTAATCCAATTTATTTAATGTTGTTAGCATTGGATAACAGGTTAATTGGAATTATTGATTTAAATACTTTAAACTTAGTATGGAGTGAAAAAAGCATTCTTAAAAAAATTAGTATATCTTTGATTGGAGGGCTTTTAGAGGAATGA
- the ftsH gene encoding ATP-dependent zinc metalloprotease FtsH: MNGNNNMNNNGKSNNKKKNKNWILGLVVVFLISAIFMSYFVKGGESYKNVPYSTFQSYLDNGLVESVVIIDKNLIQFVVKGSNFAKSYFSTSIPYLDINLLAELKSKKVELSSGKSQASLIGVLLQTLPWILFFIFFFFIFRQTQGGGGKVFTFGKSNAQKYEAGKNKITFKDVAGQEEVKQELCEVVEFLKNPKKFEKIGARIPKGVLLVGSPGTGKTLLAKAVAGEAGVSFFHMSGSDFVEMFVGVGASRVRDLFDNARKNSPCIIFIDELDAVGRSRGAGLGGGHDEREQTLNQLLVEMDGFGTHTNVIVMAATNRPDVLDSALLRPGRFDRQVTVSLPDIKEREAILNIHSSKTKLSKDINLQVIARATPGASGADLANLINEGALIAARNNQDEILMKDMEEARDKILMGVAKKSMTITDRQKLETAYHEAGHALLHYYLKHADPLHKVTIIPRGRALGVAFSLPREDRLSINKHQILDKIKICYGGYASEQINLGVTTAGVQNDLMQATSLAKKMVTEWGMGEEVGPIFLVDDEAPIFLPKEFSKSKAYSENTADKVDREVKRILEECLKEASDILLKHKDQLVKLAKELVLKETLTDKEVRELLGFEANKDEYDLLVADSIVKEAKEEDVKG, translated from the coding sequence ATGAATGGCAATAATAATATGAATAATAATGGAAAATCTAATAACAAAAAGAAAAATAAAAATTGGATTTTAGGGCTTGTTGTTGTTTTCCTAATTTCAGCGATATTTATGTCATATTTTGTAAAGGGGGGGGAAAGCTATAAAAATGTTCCTTATAGCACTTTTCAGAGCTATTTAGATAATGGTTTAGTTGAGTCTGTAGTAATAATTGATAAAAATTTGATTCAATTTGTTGTCAAGGGTTCTAACTTTGCAAAGTCTTATTTTTCTACCAGTATTCCCTATCTTGATATAAATCTGCTTGCAGAACTAAAAAGTAAAAAAGTTGAGCTTAGCTCAGGAAAAAGTCAAGCTTCTCTGATTGGAGTTTTATTGCAAACTTTGCCATGGATTTTATTTTTTATTTTCTTTTTCTTTATATTTCGTCAAACTCAAGGTGGTGGTGGAAAGGTTTTTACATTTGGGAAAAGTAATGCTCAAAAGTATGAAGCTGGAAAGAATAAAATCACCTTTAAAGATGTGGCTGGCCAAGAAGAAGTTAAGCAAGAGCTTTGCGAAGTTGTTGAATTTCTTAAAAATCCAAAAAAATTTGAAAAAATAGGTGCTAGAATCCCCAAGGGAGTGCTTTTAGTTGGTTCTCCGGGTACTGGTAAGACTTTACTTGCCAAAGCTGTTGCCGGTGAGGCTGGGGTTAGTTTTTTTCATATGTCAGGTTCAGATTTTGTTGAAATGTTTGTTGGGGTTGGAGCAAGTCGTGTTAGAGATTTATTTGATAATGCTAGAAAAAATTCTCCATGTATTATTTTTATTGATGAGCTTGATGCTGTTGGTCGAAGTCGTGGTGCAGGGCTTGGTGGTGGTCATGATGAAAGAGAACAAACTCTTAATCAGCTATTGGTTGAAATGGATGGATTTGGAACGCATACTAATGTAATTGTTATGGCTGCCACAAATCGTCCAGATGTTCTTGATTCTGCTTTGCTTAGGCCCGGTAGGTTTGACAGGCAAGTAACAGTTTCTTTGCCTGATATTAAGGAAAGAGAGGCAATATTAAATATTCATTCTTCAAAAACAAAGCTTTCAAAAGATATTAATTTGCAGGTAATAGCAAGAGCTACTCCTGGAGCTAGTGGTGCTGATCTTGCAAATTTAATTAATGAAGGAGCTTTAATAGCTGCAAGGAATAATCAAGATGAAATTTTAATGAAGGATATGGAAGAGGCCAGAGATAAAATATTGATGGGAGTTGCAAAAAAATCCATGACTATTACTGATAGGCAAAAGCTTGAAACAGCTTATCATGAGGCAGGTCATGCTTTACTTCACTATTATCTTAAACATGCTGATCCACTGCACAAGGTTACCATTATTCCAAGGGGCCGGGCACTTGGTGTTGCATTTTCTCTTCCAAGGGAAGATAGGCTTTCAATAAACAAACACCAAATTCTTGATAAAATAAAGATATGCTATGGCGGTTATGCTAGTGAGCAAATAAATTTGGGCGTTACAACAGCGGGCGTTCAAAATGATTTAATGCAAGCTACTAGCTTGGCTAAAAAGATGGTTACGGAGTGGGGGATGGGTGAAGAAGTTGGTCCAATATTTTTAGTAGACGATGAAGCGCCTATTTTTCTTCCAAAAGAGTTTTCAAAGTCTAAGGCTTATTCTGAGAACACTGCTGATAAAGTTGACAGAGAGGTAAAAAGAATACTTGAGGAATGTTTAAAAGAGGCATCAGATATACTTTTAAAGCATAAGGACCAACTTGTTAAGCTTGCAAAAGAACTTGTTTTAAAAGAAACTTTGACAGACAAAGAAGTGAGAGAGCTTTTGGGTTTTGAAGCTAATAAAGATGAATATGATTTATTAGTGGCAGACTCTATTGTAAAAGAAGCAAAGGAGGAAGATGTAAAAGGCTAG
- a CDS encoding thymidine kinase: MGFCLDFANKEDTKLNNIVSISHFDFKVKINLILVVGPMGSGKTEYAAKIYKDSLVVRKKSFKVLGNIIKGNRNRVNVFFIRNFLDKRRFQDYPENVIPYRGGGKDKIDEIGFASNSFDIENLIASNPSCGTFIIDEACFYDERLIFVLNKISLNENILFVLPTLLYNFRKESFNDTAKLLVEYSDKIYKLGAYCGHIDCMEESFFSYRYYFYNNKEIPAPYFDPLLIVGGDEKIESAIYPNYSTRCSMHHYLVGKEYFFSFLKPFALLYSQGDKKFLENEIIALSTDVENSNFVNSLDSEKACEFRAEILRNILELPFLAERALITLFSEYSILSKDNFKDLVFKFSLNKDYINKIFFPKEGKEFF; this comes from the coding sequence TTGGGCTTTTGTTTAGACTTTGCTAATAAAGAAGATACTAAATTAAATAACATTGTCTCTATTAGTCATTTTGATTTTAAAGTAAAAATAAACTTAATTCTTGTAGTTGGACCTATGGGAAGTGGAAAAACAGAATATGCTGCAAAAATTTATAAAGATTCGCTTGTTGTAAGAAAAAAATCTTTCAAAGTATTGGGTAATATTATTAAAGGAAATAGAAATAGAGTTAATGTATTTTTTATTAGAAATTTTCTTGACAAGAGGAGGTTTCAGGATTATCCAGAAAATGTAATACCATATAGAGGTGGCGGAAAAGATAAAATTGATGAGATTGGTTTTGCCAGCAACTCTTTTGATATTGAAAATTTAATAGCTTCTAATCCTAGTTGTGGCACCTTTATTATTGATGAGGCATGTTTTTATGATGAGCGTTTAATTTTTGTTTTAAATAAAATTTCATTAAATGAGAATATCTTATTTGTATTGCCCACACTGCTTTATAATTTTAGAAAAGAATCTTTTAATGATACTGCTAAACTTTTGGTAGAATATTCAGATAAGATTTATAAGCTTGGAGCTTATTGTGGGCACATTGATTGCATGGAAGAATCTTTTTTTTCGTATAGGTATTATTTTTACAATAATAAAGAAATTCCAGCTCCTTATTTTGATCCTTTGCTTATTGTTGGTGGTGATGAAAAGATTGAATCTGCTATTTACCCAAATTACTCTACAAGATGTTCAATGCATCATTATCTTGTGGGCAAGGAATATTTTTTTTCTTTTTTAAAGCCATTTGCCTTGCTATATTCACAAGGAGATAAAAAATTTCTTGAAAATGAAATTATAGCGTTAAGCACTGATGTTGAAAATTCTAATTTTGTAAATTCTTTAGATAGTGAAAAAGCGTGTGAATTTAGAGCTGAGATTTTAAGGAATATTTTAGAATTGCCTTTTTTAGCAGAAAGAGCGTTAATAACTCTTTTCTCAGAATATAGTATTTTGAGTAAGGATAATTTTAAAGATCTTGTTTTTAAGTTTTCTTTAAATAAGGATTATATAAATAAAATTTTTTTTCCCAAAGAAGGTAAAGAATTTTTTTAA
- the tmk gene encoding dTMP kinase, whose translation MIKILKNFYCIEGIDGSGKTSITNKLKTLCNDESKYYFTKEPSSGIIGEMIREQLMNFENPLKESTFAYLYAADRHDHLYKKGGILEILNTKSTKIITDRYLFSSIAYQGKLGYELNKNFPLPEKVFFIKTDPKIAYERIQKNRTQSDLFELEKYKTFEQIALKYLKIFKKLENQINVIYIDNSIKDNLDKNAKKIFNLIKF comes from the coding sequence GTGATTAAAATATTAAAAAACTTTTATTGCATAGAAGGAATTGATGGAAGCGGAAAAACAAGCATAACTAATAAACTAAAAACTCTTTGCAACGATGAATCAAAGTATTATTTTACAAAAGAACCATCAAGCGGAATAATTGGAGAAATGATAAGAGAACAATTAATGAATTTTGAAAACCCTTTAAAAGAATCAACATTTGCATATCTTTATGCAGCAGATCGACATGATCATTTATATAAAAAAGGTGGTATACTAGAAATTTTAAACACAAAATCCACAAAAATAATAACTGATCGCTATTTATTCTCATCAATTGCCTATCAAGGAAAATTAGGATATGAATTAAATAAAAACTTTCCATTGCCTGAAAAAGTATTCTTTATTAAAACAGACCCAAAAATAGCTTATGAAAGAATACAAAAAAATAGAACACAAAGTGATCTTTTTGAACTTGAAAAATACAAAACTTTTGAACAAATTGCTCTAAAATACTTAAAAATATTTAAAAAACTAGAAAATCAAATTAATGTGATTTACATCGACAATTCAATAAAAGACAATTTAGATAAAAACGCAAAAAAAATTTTTAATCTAATAAAATTCTAA
- a CDS encoding translocation/assembly module TamB domain-containing protein, with product MNLVFWRNKTFLLLILSFFIFVLIIFSINLFVQVQIYSAKFFAIKYLESKFGFRIKYDKISPYFLSSIKIDGLELSLDGKDKILIDIVRVDLNLFKLILGDENIILNVYVKGSNLNFDINDFSLSDDLNPSNAYPDNGNVILNKILNYLYRLNINLENININIKLNNNSWLNFKVKNFSLNTVDEDFLFSSVVDFSAVKNSKINLLSERVDNEILDSTFYFEGKFKKGFEDGYVNFSFFEFKTSYFSLLDQGFQINYSKGNLKIFNLRRENFDFNLSYDKANGFVRLDALFLNVNLLDWIKLNKGFEIYKDYFDISLNSQFAFSYDFKDKDLRYAGIIDSSLNLDTIGKEIQGLQLEIKGDDSIVSIKNAFLKLKRGVVNYKGYYSLKDLLPIGRLNFKSAKILNFNDLNGYLDFSKDKDIFSVKSDNFSLGNLSFQNLSLKTYFLNDKIFVDYLIYLENKNSQISLKGDLNDKEFSFNLGIKEFPLLFLKEVIPNSHLINFFPKTLFSGKYLNLVSDFNLNKFDYYKNKLKKFNFMVFSKLDNFKFVLDASGEKNFYKSNNFDFQYNDHNLHSSLFVELIESGFNVITNFSYLNKIYPLHFSVNLKDKFVVAESPLGLKLDFNYFDSKIIYTLNVNDFKVYNKTSDLLININFYGNYLGYNDNLKFKIDKFNIIKASKIPAYNFNFGFRGLYEYDNLYISDVKFVNKFSNLQGYGQFNLKDNFNGSLNLFSSSNSERYFLGVNSDEYGSYFLLKFQDLDFYNFNSLSLLEGKVNGNFLLNFKKNDFKDYSLSGYLEADKLTLLGIPIRFSMNLGLLDNKLNIYDIKAKRNRKEFLSGSLRYDLNSSIGVSNIVFNSDLFSYKFNANFRNFQSRDEERFGVLKTKTEGEFFFRDIKYKNEFLSNLTVEFSNDFEKFNMTSIDYDLINVLYHYGSGEYSFILKDYLPFSFNSSGKIIKNKIFGNVRDIKFDSKIITKDFLDSHSLFNIDNHFILYDLLLNGEFDIDGDLYNPNINGSLNIQKGSISTEYLRASRKFGGDRALEIFDMPVEIQDNKIIFSNEFSLDRYSKIFVSTSLNLNFLSDTIIDYYKIDINVTGRTGVPIKFDKIALSFTGYALGNFSIEGNSDEIMFKGILNISNAWVYSLESSVVDLLINPFKRAKRSQAVDINVLDFDILTDLEINFDSGVTFHWPDSNISFLQATISRGDKLVIKSDTKTDDFIIKGDLNISSGFVNYNNKKFIFKSSSYISFNENRTKFDPWIKAEATNTIKDGNDKLLVTISIDSPLSLWKIEFMSYPSRTEQEIKYLLSGSTIGGAEGGLRSAGTNAAEMAIGIVSDIALDFLIQPIEDYMRSVLNLDLLSIKTDILKNSINSNFFKIGNPTFVDVLDNTSVKVGKYLVEGVFISGGFGFLKEQMTPFSKDLNFVINLGIEFDSPFFLVNYEFDYNFMKKGLDGIGNNIGISWKFKY from the coding sequence ATGAATTTGGTGTTTTGGAGAAATAAGACATTTTTATTATTGATTTTATCATTTTTTATTTTTGTTTTAATAATTTTTTCCATTAATCTATTTGTTCAAGTTCAAATTTATTCTGCAAAGTTTTTTGCTATAAAATATCTTGAATCAAAATTTGGCTTTAGGATTAAATATGATAAAATTTCACCGTATTTCTTATCATCTATCAAAATAGACGGTTTAGAGCTAAGCTTGGATGGAAAAGATAAGATATTAATAGATATTGTTAGGGTAGATTTAAATCTGTTTAAATTAATTTTAGGTGATGAAAATATTATTTTAAATGTTTATGTTAAAGGAAGTAATTTAAATTTTGATATAAACGACTTTAGTTTATCTGATGATTTAAATCCTAGCAATGCCTATCCTGACAATGGAAATGTAATTTTAAATAAAATTTTAAACTATCTTTATAGGTTAAATATTAATTTAGAAAATATTAATATTAATATTAAGCTTAACAATAATAGTTGGTTGAATTTTAAAGTTAAAAATTTTTCCTTAAATACCGTAGATGAAGATTTTTTATTTAGCTCTGTAGTTGATTTTAGTGCTGTTAAAAATTCAAAAATTAATTTGCTGTCTGAAAGAGTTGATAATGAAATTTTAGATTCAACTTTCTATTTTGAGGGGAAATTCAAAAAAGGCTTTGAGGATGGCTATGTTAATTTTAGTTTTTTTGAATTTAAAACAAGTTATTTTTCTTTGCTTGATCAAGGATTTCAAATAAATTATTCAAAAGGAAATTTAAAAATTTTTAATTTAAGAAGAGAGAATTTTGATTTTAATTTAAGTTATGATAAGGCTAATGGTTTTGTTCGATTAGATGCTTTATTTTTAAATGTTAATCTTTTAGATTGGATTAAGCTAAACAAAGGCTTTGAAATCTATAAAGATTATTTTGATATAAGTTTAAATAGTCAATTTGCATTTTCCTATGATTTTAAGGATAAAGATTTAAGATATGCAGGAATAATAGATTCATCTTTAAATTTAGATACTATAGGTAAAGAAATTCAAGGTTTACAGCTTGAAATCAAGGGAGATGATAGCATTGTAAGCATTAAGAATGCTTTTTTAAAGCTTAAAAGGGGAGTTGTAAATTATAAGGGTTATTATTCTTTGAAAGACTTGCTTCCAATAGGACGTCTTAACTTTAAGTCTGCAAAAATTTTAAACTTTAACGACCTAAATGGGTATTTAGATTTTAGTAAAGATAAAGATATTTTTTCGGTTAAGTCTGATAATTTTAGTCTTGGAAATCTTAGTTTTCAAAATTTAAGTTTAAAAACTTATTTTTTAAACGATAAAATTTTTGTTGACTATTTGATTTATTTAGAAAATAAAAATTCTCAAATTTCTTTAAAAGGAGATCTTAATGATAAAGAATTTTCTTTTAATTTGGGTATTAAAGAATTTCCTTTGCTTTTTTTAAAAGAAGTAATTCCTAATTCTCACTTAATAAATTTTTTTCCCAAGACTTTATTTTCAGGTAAATATTTAAATTTAGTTTCCGATTTTAATTTAAATAAATTTGATTATTATAAAAATAAATTAAAAAAATTCAATTTCATGGTGTTTTCAAAGTTAGACAATTTTAAATTTGTGCTTGATGCTAGTGGAGAAAAAAATTTTTACAAATCAAACAATTTTGATTTTCAATACAATGATCATAATTTGCATTCCAGCCTGTTTGTTGAGCTAATTGAAAGTGGGTTTAATGTTATCACGAATTTTTCTTATTTGAATAAAATTTATCCTTTGCATTTTTCTGTTAATCTTAAAGATAAGTTTGTTGTTGCCGAATCTCCTCTTGGTCTTAAATTAGATTTCAATTATTTTGATTCTAAAATAATTTATACCCTTAATGTGAATGATTTTAAGGTTTACAATAAGACCTCTGATCTTTTGATAAATATAAATTTTTATGGGAATTATTTAGGCTATAATGACAATTTGAAATTTAAAATAGATAAGTTTAATATAATAAAAGCTTCTAAAATACCTGCCTATAATTTTAATTTTGGCTTTAGAGGCTTATATGAATATGATAATTTGTACATTTCTGATGTTAAGTTTGTAAACAAGTTTTCAAATTTACAAGGATATGGACAATTCAATTTAAAAGATAATTTTAATGGAAGTTTAAATCTATTTTCTAGTTCAAATTCAGAGAGATATTTTTTAGGAGTTAATTCCGATGAATATGGAAGTTATTTTTTGCTTAAATTTCAAGATCTGGATTTTTACAATTTTAATTCTTTATCCCTTTTAGAAGGAAAGGTTAATGGAAATTTTTTGCTAAATTTTAAAAAGAATGATTTTAAAGATTATTCTTTGAGTGGATATCTTGAGGCTGATAAATTAACTTTATTAGGCATTCCTATTCGGTTTTCTATGAATTTAGGATTATTGGACAATAAACTTAACATATATGATATAAAGGCTAAGCGCAATAGAAAAGAATTTCTTAGTGGTAGTCTAAGATACGATCTAAACAGCTCTATAGGTGTATCTAATATAGTTTTTAATAGCGACTTGTTTTCTTATAAGTTTAATGCAAATTTTAGAAACTTTCAAAGCAGGGATGAAGAGCGATTTGGGGTTTTGAAAACCAAAACAGAGGGTGAATTTTTCTTTAGAGATATTAAATATAAAAATGAATTTTTATCTAATCTTACGGTTGAATTTAGTAATGATTTTGAAAAATTTAATATGACTTCAATTGATTATGACCTTATTAATGTTTTATATCATTATGGCAGTGGAGAATATAGCTTTATTTTAAAAGATTATTTGCCTTTTAGTTTTAATTCATCAGGCAAAATAATTAAAAATAAAATTTTTGGAAATGTCAGAGATATTAAATTTGATTCAAAAATAATCACTAAAGATTTTTTAGATTCACATTCTTTATTCAATATTGACAATCATTTTATTCTTTACGATCTTCTTTTAAATGGCGAATTTGATATTGATGGGGATTTGTATAATCCCAATATTAATGGAAGTTTAAATATTCAAAAAGGATCAATTAGTACTGAGTATTTAAGAGCTTCTAGAAAGTTTGGTGGCGATAGAGCTTTAGAAATATTTGATATGCCAGTTGAAATTCAGGATAATAAAATCATTTTTAGTAATGAGTTTAGCCTAGATCGATATTCTAAGATTTTTGTTTCTACTAGTTTAAATTTAAATTTTTTAAGCGATACTATTATTGATTATTACAAAATAGACATTAATGTTACTGGTAGAACGGGAGTTCCTATTAAATTTGACAAAATTGCTTTAAGCTTTACAGGCTATGCTTTAGGCAATTTTTCAATTGAAGGAAATTCTGATGAAATTATGTTTAAGGGCATTTTAAATATTTCAAATGCTTGGGTTTATTCTCTTGAAAGTTCTGTTGTTGATTTATTAATAAATCCTTTCAAGCGAGCAAAAAGATCGCAAGCAGTTGATATTAATGTTCTAGATTTTGATATTTTAACTGATCTTGAGATAAATTTTGACAGCGGTGTTACTTTTCATTGGCCAGATAGTAATATTTCTTTTTTACAAGCTACTATTTCAAGAGGGGATAAACTTGTAATAAAATCTGACACAAAAACCGATGATTTTATTATTAAAGGAGATTTAAATATTTCAAGTGGTTTTGTTAATTATAACAATAAAAAATTTATCTTTAAAAGTAGCTCTTATATATCTTTTAATGAGAATAGAACCAAATTTGATCCATGGATAAAAGCTGAGGCCACAAATACTATTAAGGATGGAAATGATAAACTGCTTGTTACAATAAGTATTGATAGTCCTTTAAGTTTATGGAAAATTGAGTTTATGTCTTATCCTTCTAGAACTGAGCAGGAGATTAAATATTTGCTTTCAGGCTCAACAATAGGGGGGGCTGAGGGAGGATTGCGATCGGCAGGCACTAATGCTGCTGAAATGGCAATTGGAATAGTAAGTGACATTGCTCTTGATTTTTTAATTCAACCCATTGAAGATTATATGCGTTCTGTATTAAACTTAGACTTGTTGAGTATAAAGACAGATATATTGAAGAATTCTATTAATAGTAATTTTTTCAAAATCGGGAATCCTACTTTTGTTGATGTTCTTGACAATACAAGTGTTAAGGTAGGCAAATATCTTGTTGAAGGTGTTTTTATTAGCGGGGGCTTTGGCTTTTTGAAAGAGCAAATGACTCCTTTTTCAAAAGATTTAAATTTTGTTATCAATTTGGGCATTGAGTTTGATTCTCCATTTTTTTTGGTTAATTATGAGTTTGATTACAATTTTATGAAAAAAGGTTTAGATGGAATAGGAAATAATATAGGTATTTCTTGGAAATTTAAATATTAA